The Gracilimonas sp. genome includes a region encoding these proteins:
- a CDS encoding class I fructose-bisphosphate aldolase, translating into MSLGINSIEELLGDEASDLLNHKCKTIGKDQLVTPTANYVDDVWYHSDRNNRVLQNLQRLLNNGRLGGTGYVSILPVDQGIEHSAGASFAKNPDYFDPDHIVNLAMEAGCNAVASTFGALASVSRKYAHKIPFVVKINHNELLTYPNNYDQIMFGTIDQAYDMGAAAVGATIYFGSEESNRQIQEVAQAFAYAHELGMATILWCYTRNSAFKVDGVDYHSSADLTGQANHIGTTLGADIIKQKQPTNNGGYKALNSGDSSYGKLDERIYTELSSDHPIDLTRYQVANCFMGRAGLINSGGASGSNDFADAVKTAIINKRAGGMGLISGRKAFQRPLKEGVKLLNMIQDVYLNDEITLA; encoded by the coding sequence ATGTCACTTGGAATTAACAGTATCGAAGAACTTCTTGGAGACGAAGCTTCGGATCTTCTCAACCACAAATGCAAGACTATTGGTAAGGATCAACTTGTAACACCAACAGCCAATTACGTTGATGATGTTTGGTACCATTCTGACCGAAATAACCGGGTGTTGCAAAACCTTCAAAGACTTTTAAATAACGGACGCTTAGGCGGAACCGGATATGTATCCATTCTTCCGGTAGATCAGGGTATTGAACACTCAGCCGGTGCCTCATTCGCAAAAAATCCCGATTACTTTGATCCGGATCATATCGTGAACCTGGCTATGGAAGCAGGATGTAATGCCGTTGCTTCTACTTTTGGAGCCTTAGCTTCTGTATCCCGAAAATATGCTCACAAAATTCCCTTTGTGGTTAAGATTAACCATAATGAGCTGTTGACTTATCCAAACAACTACGATCAGATTATGTTTGGAACCATCGATCAGGCTTATGATATGGGTGCCGCTGCTGTTGGTGCAACCATTTATTTCGGCTCCGAAGAATCAAACCGACAAATTCAGGAAGTAGCTCAGGCTTTTGCCTACGCTCACGAACTCGGAATGGCTACTATTTTGTGGTGCTATACCCGAAACTCAGCCTTTAAAGTAGATGGTGTTGACTATCATTCTTCGGCAGATTTGACCGGACAGGCTAACCACATCGGTACTACGCTGGGAGCTGATATCATCAAGCAGAAGCAGCCGACTAACAACGGCGGATACAAAGCGCTGAACTCCGGCGATTCCAGCTATGGTAAACTGGACGAGCGTATCTATACCGAATTATCATCTGATCACCCTATTGACTTGACCCGCTACCAGGTAGCGAACTGCTTTATGGGACGTGCCGGATTGATTAACTCAGGCGGTGCTTCCGGTTCCAACGACTTTGCTGATGCGGTTAAAACAGCAATCATCAACAAGAGAGCCGGTGGTATGGGACTTATTAGTGGACGTAAAGCATTCCAGCGTCCACTGAAAGAAGGGGTGAAACTATTGAATATGATTCAGGACGTTTACCTGAATGATGAAATCACCCTCGCCTGA
- the dusB gene encoding tRNA dihydrouridine synthase DusB, with amino-acid sequence MNIGPIELPNQPLFLAPMEDVTDSPFRQLCRRKGADIVFTEFISSEAIIRASDIAMQKMDFEEMERPFGVQIFGGREEAMEGAAKVAVDQNPDLVDINFGCPVYKIVKKGAGAGCLKDLAMMERMAGTVVDAVQDRPVTVKTRLGWDDNTIKIQEVALMLQKLGVKALTVHARTRSQKYKGDARWDWLKKLKNTPGLEIPIIGNGDVTSPELAKKMFEETGVDGVMIGRGAIGNPWIFEQTRHYLETGELLPEPTVRQRVELCAEQLRLSVQQHGERYGVIIMKKHYGQYLKGVRNGKNLRMQLMEHDEMDPILELLLNFDETEIHAVA; translated from the coding sequence ATGAATATCGGTCCTATTGAACTGCCAAATCAACCCCTGTTTCTTGCCCCCATGGAAGATGTCACGGATTCCCCGTTCCGACAGCTCTGCCGACGTAAAGGAGCAGATATTGTCTTCACGGAATTCATCAGTTCAGAAGCCATTATCCGGGCTTCTGATATTGCCATGCAGAAAATGGATTTCGAAGAAATGGAACGTCCGTTTGGTGTTCAGATTTTTGGCGGACGTGAGGAAGCGATGGAAGGAGCAGCAAAAGTGGCTGTTGATCAAAATCCTGACCTGGTCGATATCAATTTTGGATGCCCGGTTTATAAGATTGTGAAAAAAGGAGCCGGAGCCGGCTGCCTGAAAGATCTTGCCATGATGGAACGAATGGCCGGTACCGTGGTTGATGCCGTCCAAGACCGGCCGGTTACTGTTAAAACCCGACTGGGATGGGATGACAACACCATCAAAATCCAGGAAGTGGCCCTGATGCTTCAAAAACTTGGTGTTAAAGCCCTTACGGTTCATGCCCGCACTCGCTCCCAAAAATACAAAGGGGATGCCCGGTGGGACTGGCTGAAGAAACTTAAAAATACACCCGGACTCGAAATTCCCATCATTGGGAATGGAGATGTGACTTCTCCCGAGCTCGCAAAAAAAATGTTTGAGGAAACAGGAGTTGACGGCGTAATGATTGGCCGGGGAGCTATTGGCAACCCATGGATTTTTGAACAAACCCGACATTACCTGGAAACCGGGGAGCTACTTCCGGAACCAACCGTTCGTCAACGTGTTGAGCTCTGTGCAGAACAATTACGCCTTTCCGTTCAACAACACGGTGAGCGATATGGGGTCATCATCATGAAAAAACACTACGGGCAGTACCTGAAAGGCGTACGTAACGGAAAGAATTTACGGATGCAGCTTATGGAACACGATGAGATGGATCCTATACTGGAACTCCTTCTCAACTTTGACGAAACCGAGATTCATGCGGTAGCTTGA
- the rpsU gene encoding 30S ribosomal protein S21, whose protein sequence is MLGVEVKDNESVDRAINRFKKLVTRSRVLNEYKDRQQYTKPSVERREALKKAKREQRRRQRDNF, encoded by the coding sequence ATGTTAGGAGTCGAAGTTAAAGACAACGAAAGTGTTGACCGCGCAATTAATCGCTTCAAGAAACTGGTAACAAGATCACGTGTTCTTAATGAATACAAAGATCGTCAACAGTATACGAAGCCATCTGTTGAGCGACGCGAAGCTTTGAAAAAAGCGAAACGTGAACAACGACGTCGCCAGCGCGACAACTTCTAA
- a CDS encoding lysylphosphatidylglycerol synthase transmembrane domain-containing protein has product MSSESVNISQPQSLISRKYLIISILLSLATMAGVIYWTYTPGVLEFLSKSRLPGLIIALVVSLLRVWFSAAKIRFLSEKKLDWYASVRVVLAWDFTSAVTPSTIGGAPMATYAMTKEGLKLGDSGAIILYGVLLDQIWFALAIPILLISGIFYEVVPPEIGLVGDVSMGLLYVGLLSYAGLLAYGVLVNPTAIKRVVKYVFKLPVLRRMGDKVEEEAENLEEYAQQLGQKPLSFLLKAFFLSTMSWLARIALPTIVVLSLLPAPEVLSVLRSLAMNLAFLVVPTPGGSGGVEGLFVLFQGPLISREGFIGLAVFLWRIISYYISIGLGMMATTWYVNQKVVEIKAQD; this is encoded by the coding sequence TTGAGTTCTGAATCCGTAAATATCAGCCAGCCGCAATCCCTGATTTCCAGGAAGTACCTGATTATTTCCATATTATTGAGTCTTGCTACCATGGCGGGGGTTATTTATTGGACGTACACCCCCGGGGTTTTAGAGTTTCTATCCAAAAGCAGGCTGCCGGGACTGATTATCGCCCTCGTTGTTTCTTTGTTAAGGGTTTGGTTTTCAGCGGCTAAAATCCGGTTTCTTTCTGAAAAGAAATTAGATTGGTATGCTTCGGTTCGGGTTGTATTAGCCTGGGATTTTACCTCCGCTGTGACACCCTCAACCATTGGCGGGGCTCCTATGGCAACCTATGCCATGACCAAAGAAGGACTTAAGCTCGGAGATTCAGGTGCTATTATTCTCTATGGTGTATTGCTCGATCAAATCTGGTTTGCCCTCGCCATTCCGATTCTGCTGATTTCCGGCATTTTCTATGAAGTAGTTCCCCCTGAAATTGGTTTGGTAGGGGATGTTTCAATGGGATTACTTTATGTGGGATTGTTAAGTTATGCTGGCTTGCTTGCCTATGGCGTTTTGGTAAATCCCACTGCCATTAAAAGGGTCGTGAAGTATGTGTTCAAGCTGCCTGTGCTCCGGAGGATGGGAGATAAGGTGGAAGAAGAAGCGGAAAATCTTGAAGAGTATGCTCAGCAGTTGGGGCAGAAACCATTAAGTTTTTTGTTGAAGGCTTTCTTCCTTTCAACGATGTCGTGGTTGGCCAGAATTGCGTTGCCTACAATCGTGGTATTGAGCCTGCTGCCGGCGCCTGAAGTACTTTCGGTGCTGAGGAGCCTGGCAATGAACCTGGCATTTTTGGTAGTCCCTACTCCTGGTGGAAGTGGAGGAGTTGAAGGACTCTTCGTGCTGTTCCAGGGACCTTTGATTTCGAGAGAAGGGTTTATCGGGCTTGCTGTATTCCTGTGGAGGATCATCAGCTATTACATTAGTATTGGGTTGGGGATGATGGCTACAACCTGGTATGTGAATCAAAAAGTTGTTGAAATTAAAGCGCAGGATTAA
- the radA gene encoding DNA repair protein RadA — MAKVKTQYECSSCGYISPKWNGSCPSCGEWNTFVEKTVSKNKSSSGHKAKVEGLDSSAAPQKLDEVETSEKSRFKSNITELDRVLGGGFLPGSYVLIGGEPGVGKSTLTLQIAKANPDLTILYCAGEESAGQIKQRAARLGVESDKLLIYNETQVDNIIAEAQKMKPDLLIVDSIQTVYRTELSSMPGSIQQVKECAALFQQLAKKKDITTLVIGHVTKEGDIAGPRVLEHMVDTVLQFEGDKQYTYRLLRSLKNRFGAAQEVGVFEMKSDGLIEVSNPSELFISDKTAGVSGNAVVCTMEGTRPLLIEVQALVTPSSYGSPQRTANGFDRNRLALLLAVLEKRVGKNFSNHDVYLNIAGGFRLNDPAGDLGVCCALVSSLMDEAVSQNMAFIGEVGLGGEIRTVPHLEQREKEAKKLGYKQVILPGSKEREGVRYVHQAIKKALG; from the coding sequence ATGGCCAAGGTGAAAACGCAATATGAATGTTCCAGCTGCGGATACATATCACCAAAATGGAATGGAAGCTGCCCATCGTGCGGAGAGTGGAATACCTTTGTTGAAAAAACGGTAAGTAAGAACAAATCCTCATCCGGTCACAAAGCCAAAGTAGAAGGATTGGACTCATCTGCTGCTCCTCAAAAATTGGATGAGGTAGAAACTTCCGAAAAGAGTCGCTTTAAAAGTAATATTACAGAGCTGGACAGGGTACTGGGCGGTGGTTTCTTACCCGGATCTTACGTGCTTATTGGGGGTGAGCCTGGGGTGGGGAAAAGTACACTCACCCTTCAGATTGCCAAGGCAAATCCTGATTTAACCATTTTATATTGTGCCGGAGAGGAATCGGCCGGGCAGATAAAACAGCGGGCAGCACGGCTGGGTGTGGAATCCGACAAGTTGCTGATCTACAATGAAACCCAGGTCGATAACATCATCGCCGAAGCGCAAAAGATGAAGCCGGACTTACTGATTGTGGATTCCATTCAAACAGTGTATCGAACCGAACTATCGAGTATGCCGGGGAGCATTCAACAGGTGAAAGAATGCGCGGCTTTGTTTCAGCAACTGGCTAAGAAAAAGGATATTACAACCCTGGTGATTGGACATGTTACCAAAGAAGGAGACATAGCGGGCCCGAGAGTGCTGGAGCATATGGTAGATACCGTGCTTCAGTTTGAAGGAGATAAGCAATATACCTACCGGTTACTGCGAAGCCTGAAAAACCGTTTTGGAGCTGCTCAGGAAGTGGGCGTCTTTGAGATGAAATCGGATGGGCTCATTGAAGTTTCTAATCCTTCCGAACTGTTTATATCTGACAAAACAGCCGGGGTAAGCGGAAATGCGGTTGTGTGCACCATGGAAGGAACACGTCCGCTTTTGATTGAAGTACAAGCACTTGTAACTCCATCGTCGTACGGTTCACCCCAACGAACAGCAAATGGTTTTGACCGAAACAGGCTCGCCTTATTGCTCGCCGTTTTGGAAAAGAGAGTGGGGAAGAATTTTTCCAATCACGATGTGTATTTAAATATTGCCGGAGGATTCAGGCTTAACGACCCGGCTGGTGATTTAGGAGTATGCTGTGCATTGGTGTCCAGTTTAATGGATGAAGCGGTTTCTCAAAATATGGCGTTTATAGGCGAGGTGGGTTTGGGAGGAGAAATCCGAACGGTACCTCACCTTGAGCAGCGCGAGAAAGAGGCCAAAAAATTGGGGTACAAACAAGTGATCTTACCCGGCTCAAAAGAGAGAGAAGGGGTTCGATACGTACATCAGGCCATAAAAAAAGCCCTCGGTTAA